The nucleotide sequence ATAGCTCAAGTATTATTATTGTTGTCACATAACTTTGCATTCAATAACATAACAATAGGTATATCATTTCTAGAATTAGAACGTCCATAAAATCATTTTtcacattatttaaaaaaaaataataatcatgataatAACACTCCACGTCCCATCCCAATTTGCTTCCTCCAACGTTGATCTATATGCTTTTTATAGCCTAAATGATGACATAACAGGCTATTGTAAACAAAGAATACATATCAATTTTTATCCAAAATTACACATTTAATGTGAAGTGTAAAACGTTACGTTACAACATCACAACCTTGAACATTTTAGTAAATTAACAAAGCCATGTGATGATGTAACAGAAAAGTCCAAGATAGAGTACTTATATTTAATTCATTTTACGTCAACGTGCACCTGTTTTTATAGGGTATCCGGGTAAGGTATGCAAGTAAAAAAGCTAAGAAACATTTAAAGGGGTGTGTATGTATGTGCCAATAAAAACTAACCTGGTGAAGGCCGAGTCGATCACCGTATGAATAGAAATTCGCTACACAAATATCTGGGAGCATTGAAGGAAGTAACTTCATATGGAGTTGGGCATCTTCAATTGCGTTTTCAGCTAATGAAATAAATTCATATGGAAGCGGTGGTGGTGCAGAACCATCACTTCTGTAACTTTTCTCATACTTTGTTACTGGATCCCACAGTCGACCAAAACACATCATATGCAATCGAAGTTTAGCTCCACTTCGGTTACTAGGCCGGTAAAAACCCCCCGGACCCATAGCCCACTTTTGACATATATTCACTATATCAACCTAAAAGATTAGATCCGGGTCAAAAGCACCCAACATGTAAATAAATATCTGAAAAGCATTGTCCTTGTGATGTTGCAACAAGGATTAACAAGTCTACTTTAACAGCATTGATTGTTCTTTGACAAAGCAAATTAAACAAAGATATTATGGTTGTAGTTCACATTCATTCAAAACTTTAATAAGAATACCTATCAATAATATTGTGATGATTATTAACGGGAAACAGTAAATACCTGGCCCATGTGGGTGAGGTAATTCTTGAAGAGCACCATTCCAGGTCCAAGTTCTTTACGACCAAACATAAAATTTCTCCACCTATCAAACACTAGATTCCTTCTCACCCTGTCTGTCATGATTAAACTAAATGGTTTTGCTTTATTTTCATCCTCAATGTTGGGAGAAGGAATGCtgtgatactgcttcaacattcCAATTGAAGGGCCATGAAATACATTCTGCAagtatatatataaacttgtgaCAACCAACCGTACAGCATGTTTAGAATAAGAAGAATTCATGAATATACAAGATGCTCACCCCAAAAGACAGAGATGAAGATCCCACGGTTTTCAATAACCGGTAAAAGCTGCTCGAATAATTCATCGTTATGATTTGACTTTGGGGAGAACGGCAGGCAAGgggttttgtttttataaaaagtatAATATAATTAGGGTTTGCACCTTATACTCCTTTTATAAAACCTAATCTACCTTTAAGCCCTTACGATTATACAATTATAACCCTTTAATAATAATCTATTTAATATTAAGTGGCCCGTgtttaaactattattatttcacaAATAATAATCCACTTACTGTGTAACTCTTCGAATCGTGCCGAGTTGGTTACGTTGACTTTAATTATGATCGGACATACACATCACATGTCGCCAACAAGGAATACGTACAGATGGTACGTAACACAAAACTACCATCAAAGCGTTCACCAAGGAATCCGTTTAAACCTCTAGAACAAAATAGAGATAATTATCTAGTAATAATTATCTAGGTTTTTAATTTATATAGGGAAATTGgactgtaataatcccacctaaacattattggccattaataatcccacctcagaataatCCACCcactagtcccacctttcacctatttttcctacaatggtcccgcgttaaaaaacttaacggagttaagctttttttttccaaattacaaacagatttttagggcttttgattagaacgacgatacgagtccattgttgcaaaacttgcctcgaaacggtgctccaaacgatgaaaacaacgcttcaattcgggtctttaaatttccaattaaccaaaatcaagtcacttggagcaccatttcgaattaagttttacatcaatggactcgtatcatcgttctgatcaaaagccctaaaaaatatgtttgcaatttggaaaaaaaaaacttaactccgttaagtttttttatcgggggaccattgtaggaaaaataagtgaaaggtgggactggtggaggGAATACGCTGAAgtgagattattaatggccaataaggtcttggtgggattattacaggctaATTCCCCATTTATATAAGAGCTTCTCGATGAACAATGATACATGTATCTATACTCTTGTATATGAACTTAGGAGCCCAAAGCCTAAAGTATCCTTGTGATCATACAAGTTTGATATCTTTTCTATAAATGTATAGTATCACCTAAGAAACATGCAAATAAATGAACAAAGCCACTTTCTTAGGACTTTTAAGTTGAAAAATGCTACGAATCTGTAACGTACACCGTAACCCCTAATTACACACGACTCATAAGCTTTGTGCGGTTTCATAAACCCTATATACGTAGTCTAAATCTATTCCAACACTAATGAATGAAGCATTGTATAAGTAGTCTGTTCTACgtattttgtaaaaataataaTTTCACAATACAATCTTGTGACATAATTTTTTCATGCAGAATTTCACATTTTGATATACCGATTAACAACTCTTTTTTCTTTTCACGTGCCAACATTTTTATGCTAAAATGCATTTTTGTTTATGTCTATAAAACTCTTTTTCATATTTAATAAACTTCTAAGTTACATGAGATATACGGCAAGTCAAAGGACGTTTTTGAGATAGTTTTTTTGCTGAAAGTTTGATGCTTTGAATCTTTGATGGTTCCAACTACTTATCTTTGTTTGATGTGAGTTTACATGACCAATTACTTCTTTAGTTTGTTGGCACTTAGCTCTTTCCCATGTTACACAAGGATCACATTTGAAAATATTGTATTGTGTTTCTCTCTTGCAAACCATACTAACACCCTCATCGGATATTTCCAAGGAATTGAATTTGTTCAAAAGTGGTCTCTATTAGTTTGGACTTTAAACACATAAACTAAGTAATACACTTTTGACCTTAGTTCTAACATTTTAGTCCAATTTTAGAATATATTATGAAGTAATGGTTACACAATTTGAATCATAAACTATTACACAATTTGAATcataaactattattattattattattattattattattattattattattattattattattattattattattattattattatatacaaCATT is from Helianthus annuus cultivar XRQ/B chromosome 9, HanXRQr2.0-SUNRISE, whole genome shotgun sequence and encodes:
- the LOC110917872 gene encoding uncharacterized protein LOC110917872, with the translated sequence MNYSSSFYRLLKTVGSSSLSFGNVFHGPSIGMLKQYHSIPSPNIEDENKAKPFSLIMTDRVRRNLVFDRWRNFMFGRKELGPGMVLFKNYLTHMGQVDIVNICQKWAMGPGGFYRPSNRSGAKLRLHMMCFGRLWDPVTKYEKSYRSDGSAPPPLPYEFISLAENAIEDAQLHMKLLPSMLPDICVANFYSYGDRLGLHQDCDEHVGGLDRGLPVVSVSIGESAEFLYGHTRDENKLEKVLLESGDVLIFGGKSRRIFHGVRRILPPLDYIGLSQVVKETGLISGRLNLTLKQFQF